The Elusimicrobiota bacterium genome has a window encoding:
- a CDS encoding rod shape-determining protein, with product MFNFLFSLFSNDMGIDLGTSSILVYVKGQGIVLREPSVVAIEKNTKTIVAIGTEAKRMLGKTPANIVAVRPLRNGVIADFEVTETMIRYFIKKVHNRQSLLHPRIVIGVPSGITEVERRAVRESAIQAGAREVFLIEEPLAAAIGAEIPVQEPQGNMIVDIGGGTTEIAVLSLGGMVIAKSIGVAGDEMNEAIVQYFRKKYNLLVGENTAENVKIKIGSVFPLEEELSIEVKGRDQVAGLPKTIKVTSEEVRQALSEPMRTITELVKSTLEETPAELSADLVDRGIILSGGGALLRGMSELLSKETELPVKTAKDPLTCVVYGTGKYLEELDNLKRVHKTLIQ from the coding sequence ATGTTTAATTTCCTGTTCAGCCTATTTTCCAATGATATGGGTATTGACCTGGGTACTTCAAGTATACTAGTCTATGTAAAAGGGCAGGGAATAGTTTTAAGAGAGCCTTCCGTAGTAGCAATCGAAAAAAATACAAAAACTATTGTAGCCATCGGGACCGAAGCCAAGCGTATGCTTGGCAAAACTCCCGCGAATATTGTTGCCGTGCGTCCTCTGCGCAATGGTGTAATTGCCGATTTTGAAGTAACTGAAACCATGATCCGTTATTTCATTAAAAAAGTCCATAACAGGCAAAGCCTGCTTCACCCGAGAATAGTAATAGGTGTTCCGTCAGGTATAACGGAAGTTGAAAGGCGCGCCGTAAGGGAATCAGCAATTCAGGCGGGAGCCCGGGAAGTTTTTCTCATTGAAGAACCTCTTGCCGCAGCTATTGGAGCTGAAATTCCCGTTCAGGAACCTCAAGGCAATATGATTGTAGATATTGGCGGCGGTACAACAGAAATTGCAGTGCTTTCTTTGGGCGGAATGGTAATTGCAAAATCTATCGGCGTGGCAGGCGACGAAATGAATGAAGCAATCGTTCAGTATTTCCGTAAAAAATATAACCTTCTGGTAGGGGAAAATACCGCAGAAAACGTTAAAATAAAAATCGGTTCCGTGTTCCCGCTGGAAGAAGAGCTTTCTATTGAAGTTAAGGGGCGTGACCAGGTCGCAGGGTTGCCAAAAACGATTAAGGTTACATCCGAAGAAGTGCGTCAGGCGCTCTCTGAACCTATGAGGACCATAACTGAATTAGTTAAATCAACCCTAGAAGAAACACCGGCAGAGCTTTCAGCAGATCTTGTAGATAGAGGCATAATACTTTCAGGAGGCGGTGCTCTGCTTCGGGGTATGAGCGAACTTCTTTCCAAAGAAACAGAACTGCCTGTAAAAACAGCAAAGGATCCTTTAACCTGCGTTGTTTATGGGACCGGTAAATACCTCGAAGAACTTGATAACCTGAAAAGAGTGCATAAAACTCTAATACAGTGA
- the mreC gene encoding rod shape-determining protein MreC, whose product MKHQPTIVLTFLLGISILLIFFDLNSKVDALKVFFNYLLAPAPEIALKIIDRQRELGENIVSFVNIHQENRRLKEEINKLKFVETQYDSILRENANLCSSLSLSGKVEYKIIAARVISRDPSNWFRTLIIDKGKNSGIKPDMPVIIYFKDEVNLIGRTAQVENTTAKVLMLTDSVSYVPVKNLRTQETALIKGQEKANLVLDYLLPDSDIKIGDKIITSGIGKVFPPGIPVGQVYEIPIQDNIYYKEVLIKPMISWNKIGVVYLLTK is encoded by the coding sequence GTGAAACATCAACCTACCATTGTATTAACCTTCCTTCTCGGAATTAGCATTTTGCTGATTTTCTTTGATTTAAATTCAAAAGTTGACGCGTTAAAGGTTTTCTTTAATTATTTACTGGCACCAGCTCCGGAGATAGCTTTAAAAATTATTGATAGGCAAAGAGAGCTGGGCGAGAATATCGTTTCATTTGTGAATATTCACCAGGAAAACCGCAGGCTTAAAGAAGAAATTAACAAATTAAAATTTGTTGAAACGCAGTACGATTCCATTCTAAGAGAAAATGCAAACCTTTGCAGCTCATTAAGCCTTTCAGGTAAAGTAGAATACAAAATTATAGCTGCGAGAGTAATTTCCAGAGACCCGTCAAACTGGTTTAGGACATTAATAATTGATAAAGGCAAAAATTCAGGAATAAAGCCTGATATGCCGGTAATAATTTATTTTAAGGACGAGGTAAACCTTATAGGACGGACAGCCCAGGTAGAAAACACTACGGCAAAAGTGCTAATGCTCACAGATTCAGTTTCCTATGTCCCTGTAAAAAATCTGCGTACCCAGGAAACTGCACTTATAAAAGGACAGGAAAAGGCTAATTTGGTCCTTGATTACCTCTTGCCTGATTCAGATATCAAGATAGGGGACAAAATCATAACCAGCGGCATAGGAAAAGTGTTCCCACCGGGAATACCGGTTGGGCAGGTATATGAAATACCTATACAAGATAACATATATTACAAAGAGGTATTAATTAAGCCAATGATCAGCTGGAATAAAATAGGGGTAGTTTATTTGCTGACAAAATGA
- the mreD gene encoding rod shape-determining protein MreD, protein MIYLFFIFFTLVSTLIIQSIFSMYFPLFGTVPELVLISVVYFSLKEGVVFGEFYGFVAGLILDIFSLQIFGLRAFLFTFIGFSVGKYSHKLDESKIKVQVLINSIVLIACILIARFVSLIFIPYSTALNITGLFWTVIYSCIIVPFEFTILEFWVKKIKKWSGKANLI, encoded by the coding sequence ATGATTTATTTATTTTTTATTTTTTTTACATTAGTTTCAACTCTTATTATACAAAGCATTTTTTCAATGTATTTTCCGTTATTCGGAACAGTACCTGAGCTGGTTTTAATAAGCGTTGTCTATTTTTCTTTAAAAGAGGGCGTAGTTTTTGGTGAATTTTACGGATTCGTTGCCGGTTTAATTCTCGATATTTTTAGCTTGCAGATATTCGGTTTGAGAGCTTTTCTTTTTACTTTCATAGGATTTTCAGTAGGAAAATACAGCCACAAGCTGGACGAATCTAAAATCAAGGTACAGGTATTGATTAATTCCATTGTTTTGATTGCCTGTATTTTAATAGCGAGGTTTGTTTCTTTGATATTTATTCCTTATTCGACCGCCCTTAATATTACAGGTTTGTTCTGGACGGTTATTTATAGTTGCATAATCGTGCCTTTTGAATTTACAATTCTGGAGTTTTGGGTTAAAAAAATAAAAAAATGGTCTGGGAAGGCGAATCTAATATAG
- the mrdA gene encoding penicillin-binding protein 2 — protein MVWEGESNIVQEKFLARLNRIFFTILVIFSFIGLRFFYFQIIRGNYYLKVSEQNSSHLFLERAPRGIIYDRYGKRLCENKPVTLVLFYPFSKKNNRSFQNTTEKTIERILPGTKDKIIEGYNNSRVVSLAEDIDRNTMFRLLEQKINLKDISVVTEMRRFYPYNEMFSNMIGYIGEVSQPELESMTSYGYKQGDIIGKNGLEKQYDEYLRGEDGGWVIESNASGRQLGISSRIEPVPGKDIHLTIDLELQKVAEDELLKTGCAGAVVGIDPSNGAVRILVSQPGFDPNLFVGNSKERLKYFTDKKLPTFNRAVQGEYAPGSVFKIITSAAALNENIITLDETYFCPGYFTIGKKTFKCWEKKGHKNMSFFSGVQNSCGVYFYNIGLKEGIGPIIDYAEKFNLGSKLGIDMPSEKSGFIPKEEWRTKKFKYGWLPGDTVNIAIGQGYITVTPLQLASMISTVANRGRIWKPYLVEKVMSNDGSVAFEHTTEKLSEVELKDAVWDDLIKALTNVVAQGTGYGAQVEGMNIAGKTGTAENPRGATHAWFGAFAPVEKPELAVAVLVEHGGKGGSIAAPIAGRIFAKLKQRYIEKDLRSAN, from the coding sequence ATGGTCTGGGAAGGCGAATCTAATATAGTCCAGGAAAAATTCCTGGCAAGATTAAACAGAATATTTTTTACAATATTAGTAATTTTTTCTTTTATTGGATTAAGGTTCTTTTATTTTCAAATAATAAGAGGAAATTACTATTTGAAAGTGTCAGAGCAAAATAGCAGTCATTTATTTTTGGAAAGAGCGCCAAGGGGAATTATATACGACCGTTATGGAAAACGTCTTTGTGAAAACAAACCCGTCACCCTCGTATTGTTTTATCCGTTTTCAAAAAAAAACAACAGATCTTTCCAGAATACAACGGAAAAAACAATAGAAAGAATCCTGCCGGGAACAAAAGATAAAATAATAGAAGGATACAATAATAGCAGGGTTGTTTCACTTGCTGAAGATATTGACAGAAATACTATGTTCAGGCTTCTCGAACAAAAAATAAACCTGAAAGATATATCTGTTGTAACTGAAATGAGAAGATTTTATCCCTATAATGAAATGTTCAGCAATATGATTGGCTATATCGGCGAAGTAAGCCAGCCTGAACTTGAAAGCATGACGTCCTATGGTTATAAGCAGGGCGATATAATCGGAAAAAATGGCCTCGAGAAACAATATGATGAGTACTTACGCGGTGAAGACGGCGGATGGGTTATAGAATCAAATGCAAGCGGCAGGCAGTTGGGTATTTCTAGTAGAATCGAGCCTGTCCCCGGCAAAGATATTCATCTGACCATTGACCTGGAACTTCAAAAAGTAGCAGAAGATGAACTTTTAAAGACCGGCTGTGCCGGAGCCGTGGTTGGAATTGACCCGTCTAACGGTGCAGTAAGAATATTAGTTTCGCAGCCAGGTTTTGACCCAAACCTGTTTGTGGGCAATTCGAAAGAAAGGCTAAAATATTTTACGGATAAAAAGTTGCCGACTTTTAACAGGGCTGTCCAGGGCGAATATGCCCCCGGGTCAGTATTTAAAATTATTACTTCAGCGGCAGCTTTAAACGAAAACATTATTACTCTTGACGAGACATATTTTTGTCCCGGGTATTTTACGATTGGAAAAAAAACCTTTAAATGTTGGGAAAAGAAAGGCCACAAAAATATGTCGTTTTTTTCAGGAGTTCAAAATTCCTGCGGTGTTTACTTTTATAACATAGGATTAAAAGAAGGAATTGGGCCCATAATTGATTATGCTGAGAAGTTCAATTTAGGCAGTAAGTTGGGTATTGACATGCCTTCAGAAAAAAGCGGATTTATTCCTAAAGAAGAATGGCGCACAAAAAAATTTAAATATGGCTGGTTACCGGGTGATACGGTAAATATTGCCATCGGGCAGGGGTATATAACAGTTACGCCCCTGCAGCTTGCCAGTATGATTTCTACTGTTGCAAATAGGGGAAGAATCTGGAAACCCTATCTGGTGGAAAAAGTGATGTCGAACGACGGTTCCGTCGCGTTTGAGCATACGACCGAAAAACTATCTGAAGTGGAACTTAAAGATGCCGTCTGGGATGATTTAATAAAAGCATTAACAAATGTTGTCGCTCAAGGGACCGGGTACGGCGCACAGGTAGAAGGCATGAATATAGCAGGTAAAACAGGTACCGCGGAAAATCCAAGAGGCGCTACACATGCCTGGTTTGGAGCGTTTGCACCGGTGGAAAAACCTGAATTGGCAGTTGCAGTTTTAGTAGAGCATGGAGGGAAGGGCGGATCAATTGCCGCTCCTATCGCAGGCAGGATATTTGCTAAATTAAAACAAAGATACATTGAAAAAGACCTTCGGAGCGCCAATTAA
- the rodA gene encoding rod shape-determining protein RodA → MEKQSILLKSLKNIDWLIVSIVLFLSVLGILLIYSATLRTGNPWAYVSKQIAAFIIGIVFLFLFAGIDYRIYKLYYKYIYYVTIFLLLSVLVFGTVFKGSRAWIDFKYFAFQPTELTKLLFIVSLAGYLDRHSWDIKQLNKLFLPFVMLFINVGLILLEPDFSGTLVYFPIFLGMLYYAGARFLHLSAFVFYGFVTVSFPLLKTLLAPSISKTSVLMRILDYHWELAVFLIIIGFFIFFLWWFLKKWKIFIPFFYFVCIFLIALAGTGSSYLVGKSIKEYQRKRLVVFINPGVDTLGAGYNISQSKIAVGSGRFFGKGLFSGTQAQLGFVPAQHTDFIFSLLSEEMGFISSFFIIIIYGILVWRMVNVSYQSRDRYGSFVSAGIATMFGFYGIINIGMVVGLMPITGLPLLFVSYGGSCLVSSLIAIGILFSIYLRRFVY, encoded by the coding sequence ATGGAAAAGCAAAGCATTTTGTTAAAGAGTTTAAAGAATATTGATTGGCTGATTGTCTCGATTGTGCTATTCCTGTCTGTATTGGGAATACTCCTTATTTACTCTGCAACACTGAGAACAGGGAATCCCTGGGCCTATGTTAGTAAACAAATAGCTGCTTTTATAATAGGAATTGTTTTTTTGTTCCTGTTTGCCGGCATAGATTACCGTATTTACAAATTGTATTATAAGTACATCTACTATGTTACAATTTTCCTGCTTTTAAGTGTTTTGGTTTTTGGTACGGTTTTTAAAGGGTCTAGAGCTTGGATTGATTTCAAATATTTCGCTTTTCAACCGACAGAATTGACTAAATTATTGTTTATAGTTTCTCTTGCAGGGTACCTTGATAGGCATTCATGGGATATAAAACAATTAAATAAACTTTTTTTACCTTTTGTAATGTTGTTTATAAATGTAGGGCTAATATTGTTAGAACCTGATTTTTCAGGAACCCTGGTTTATTTCCCGATATTTTTAGGTATGCTGTATTATGCCGGCGCGAGGTTTTTGCATTTGTCCGCTTTTGTCTTTTACGGTTTTGTAACCGTCAGTTTTCCTCTTTTAAAAACATTATTGGCTCCTTCAATCAGTAAAACTTCTGTTTTGATGAGAATACTCGATTATCATTGGGAATTAGCTGTTTTCCTTATCATTATAGGATTTTTTATTTTCTTCTTGTGGTGGTTTTTGAAAAAATGGAAAATATTTATTCCTTTTTTCTATTTTGTATGTATTTTTTTAATCGCTCTTGCCGGAACAGGGTCTTCGTACCTGGTAGGAAAAAGTATCAAGGAATACCAGAGGAAAAGGCTTGTTGTATTCATTAATCCCGGAGTTGATACGCTGGGCGCAGGTTATAATATTAGCCAGTCCAAGATTGCAGTAGGCAGCGGCAGGTTTTTTGGAAAAGGTTTGTTTTCCGGGACGCAGGCGCAATTAGGTTTTGTTCCTGCGCAACACACTGATTTTATATTTTCGCTTCTTTCGGAAGAAATGGGTTTTATCTCCTCATTTTTTATAATTATTATTTATGGGATACTTGTCTGGCGGATGGTCAATGTATCATACCAAAGCAGGGACCGGTATGGGTCTTTTGTAAGTGCAGGGATAGCTACGATGTTCGGGTTTTATGGAATAATTAATATTGGAATGGTAGTAGGCCTGATGCCTATTACGGGTCTGCCTTTACTTTTTGTTTCTTATGGTGGATCCTGTCTTGTTTCATCCCTTATAGCAATCGGCATTCTTTTTTCAATCTATCTGCGCCGTTTTGTTTACTAA
- a CDS encoding TIGR03960 family B12-binding radical SAM protein: protein MNEIHEIKEVLKLIKRPSRYINSEWNSIHKNHADVNVCFCFPDLYELGASNLGLEILYQIVNSRPDAAAQRCYCPDKDLEELLISRNLPLFSIETQQPLKDFDIVGFSLQYELCFTNVLTMLKCAGIPFKSIERGNSNFPLLIAGGPVCYNPEPMSDFFDLFVIGDGEEVIGEILDKIKELKAKDQRSKTEILVELAKIPGVYVPVLHKTLSDYKIEKRTVNIEKSFYPVKPIVPYMQTVHDRLNIEISRGCVHGCRFCQATNIYHPWRDRSQEKIMQLLDKGIKNTGYDELSLSSLSVSSYPEIDELIKKVNEYCLNENVSLSIPSLRCNSRSVKLFPFLIYPKRANLTFAIEAGSQRLRNVIGKEISDEDVYNTMLEAGKYGWKLVKLYFMIGLPGEQNEDIEAIINMVNKLVRLTPRINYNITISPFVPKPHSPFQWAGMENTDSLQEKKNVLTRRLKASVKGHNINMSRLEGVFARGDSKLSSALISAWEKGARFDHWHEYFRNDIWENSFIEHSIDKSHYLGPRNETDELPWSHISAGRDREYLLKEYKKSIELAKKPLEETVPAEAVIKEPQGDFARQFPWKNTDIKRQRINYRLRFGRKNKLKYLSHLEQIELVRKVIRRSELPVNYSEGFHPQMNMSFGPAITVGYESSSEFVDIELRQSIEIKSLAEKIMRQLPEDFMLIEIKQMLVSQGSIDSIVNLIEYEIRGIPEIGDTTKINNLIQENMAKSCINIDILKKGKTITLDARPLIYKFELNNNALRLFLRAGPKKNIKPEKIMEHVFNLNQEQINGISVNRKDIYLEKNDGTLERFI from the coding sequence ATGAATGAAATTCACGAAATTAAAGAAGTTTTAAAATTGATAAAAAGGCCGTCAAGGTATATTAATTCCGAATGGAATTCTATTCATAAAAACCACGCTGATGTAAATGTCTGCTTCTGTTTTCCTGACCTTTATGAATTGGGTGCATCAAATTTAGGGTTGGAAATTTTATATCAAATTGTAAACAGCAGGCCGGACGCCGCGGCGCAAAGATGCTATTGCCCTGACAAAGATTTAGAAGAACTGCTTATTTCAAGGAACCTGCCTCTTTTTTCTATTGAAACCCAGCAGCCCCTGAAAGATTTTGACATAGTCGGTTTTTCTCTACAATATGAACTTTGCTTTACAAATGTCCTTACGATGCTTAAATGTGCAGGCATCCCGTTCAAAAGTATCGAGAGAGGAAACAGCAATTTTCCGCTATTGATAGCAGGAGGGCCGGTATGTTATAATCCCGAGCCTATGTCCGACTTTTTTGATTTATTCGTTATAGGTGACGGAGAAGAAGTAATCGGGGAGATATTAGACAAAATTAAAGAGCTAAAGGCCAAAGACCAAAGATCAAAGACAGAAATTCTTGTTGAATTGGCAAAAATACCCGGTGTTTACGTGCCGGTACTGCATAAAACCTTATCTGATTATAAAATTGAAAAGAGAACTGTAAATATCGAAAAGTCATTCTATCCGGTGAAACCTATCGTGCCTTATATGCAAACTGTCCATGACAGGCTTAATATAGAAATAAGCAGGGGCTGTGTGCATGGGTGCAGGTTTTGCCAGGCAACAAATATTTATCATCCCTGGAGAGACCGTTCGCAGGAAAAGATAATGCAGTTGCTGGACAAGGGAATAAAAAATACCGGTTACGATGAATTGTCATTATCAAGCCTTTCGGTCAGCAGTTACCCGGAAATTGATGAACTAATAAAAAAAGTCAATGAATACTGCCTCAATGAAAATGTTTCTCTGAGCATACCGTCGTTGAGATGCAATTCGCGTTCGGTAAAATTATTTCCATTTCTAATCTATCCCAAAAGGGCAAATCTAACCTTTGCAATAGAGGCAGGTTCACAAAGACTGCGTAACGTAATCGGCAAGGAAATTTCAGACGAAGATGTTTATAATACCATGCTCGAAGCCGGCAAATATGGATGGAAATTAGTCAAGCTATATTTCATGATAGGCCTGCCCGGGGAACAAAATGAGGATATAGAGGCAATTATCAATATGGTAAATAAACTGGTCAGACTGACGCCCAGAATAAATTACAATATTACAATCTCTCCTTTTGTCCCTAAGCCTCATTCGCCATTTCAGTGGGCAGGGATGGAAAATACCGATTCACTCCAGGAGAAAAAAAATGTGTTAACCAGAAGATTGAAGGCCAGTGTTAAAGGTCATAATATAAATATGTCCAGGCTGGAAGGAGTATTTGCCCGCGGTGACAGTAAACTTTCGTCTGCATTGATATCAGCCTGGGAAAAGGGTGCCAGGTTTGACCATTGGCACGAATATTTTAGAAATGATATTTGGGAAAATTCGTTTATTGAGCACTCAATTGATAAAAGTCATTACCTTGGGCCAAGAAATGAAACTGATGAATTACCCTGGAGTCATATATCGGCAGGAAGAGACAGGGAGTATCTGCTAAAAGAATATAAAAAAAGCATTGAACTTGCGAAAAAACCTTTGGAGGAAACAGTTCCGGCCGAAGCAGTTATTAAAGAGCCGCAGGGTGATTTCGCCCGGCAGTTCCCGTGGAAAAATACCGATATAAAAAGGCAAAGAATAAATTACAGGTTAAGATTTGGAAGAAAAAATAAACTGAAATACCTTTCTCACCTGGAACAGATAGAATTGGTAAGGAAGGTCATCAGAAGGTCAGAGCTGCCTGTAAATTATTCGGAGGGATTTCACCCCCAAATGAATATGTCATTCGGGCCGGCTATAACCGTAGGCTATGAGAGCAGTTCTGAATTTGTTGATATTGAATTAAGGCAAAGCATAGAAATTAAAAGCCTGGCTGAGAAAATTATGCGCCAGCTGCCTGAAGATTTTATGCTTATCGAAATAAAGCAAATGCTGGTTTCCCAGGGTTCAATTGATTCTATTGTAAACCTGATTGAATATGAAATAAGAGGAATTCCGGAAATAGGCGATACCACCAAAATAAACAATTTGATTCAGGAAAATATGGCTAAAAGCTGCATCAATATTGACATACTTAAAAAGGGTAAAACAATTACCCTGGACGCAAGGCCCTTAATTTATAAATTTGAATTGAACAATAATGCGCTCAGGTTATTTTTAAGGGCCGGGCCTAAAAAAAATATAAAACCCGAGAAAATTATGGAACATGTTTTTAATTTGAATCAGGAACAAATAAACGGAATCAGCGTAAACCGGAAGGATATATATTTAGAAAAAAACGACGGCACGCTGGAGAGATTTATTTGA
- the rplU gene encoding 50S ribosomal protein L21: MYAMVLIGSRQYKVSEGEEILVDKISSKLGAEITLENVLMVKKENESVFGNPIIKNAKVIAEVVDQTRGPRIIAFKRRRKKGYKKTRGHREYLTGLKIKKIQVD, translated from the coding sequence ATGTACGCGATGGTTCTTATAGGCAGCAGGCAATATAAGGTTTCTGAAGGGGAAGAGATTTTGGTGGATAAAATTTCCAGCAAACTTGGCGCGGAAATTACCCTTGAGAATGTTTTGATGGTAAAAAAAGAAAATGAATCTGTTTTCGGAAATCCAATAATAAAGAATGCAAAGGTTATAGCCGAGGTTGTTGATCAGACCCGCGGCCCCAGGATTATTGCTTTTAAAAGACGCAGGAAAAAAGGTTACAAAAAAACCAGAGGGCATAGAGAATATTTGACCGGGCTCAAAATAAAGAAAATACAGGTGGATTAA
- the rpmA gene encoding 50S ribosomal protein L27 — translation MAKGKHAVNGRDSAGKRLGTKAVTGQVVAAGKIIVRQRGTKIFPGKNTGLGSDHTIFSKIAGVVKFEWARGGKKLASVYPISTTTNL, via the coding sequence ATGGCAAAAGGAAAACACGCGGTTAATGGAAGAGATTCAGCCGGCAAAAGATTAGGTACAAAAGCGGTAACAGGCCAGGTAGTAGCAGCAGGGAAAATAATTGTCAGGCAAAGAGGAACGAAAATCTTTCCGGGTAAAAATACCGGTTTAGGATCAGACCATACAATCTTTTCAAAAATAGCCGGCGTTGTGAAGTTCGAATGGGCCCGCGGTGGAAAAAAACTGGCCAGCGTTTATCCAATCTCTACAACAACAAATCTTTAA
- the obgE gene encoding GTPase ObgE, translated as MFIDKVKIFVEAGRGGDGCLSFRREKFIPFGGPNGGNGGSGGNVYLVADKDMTTLLDFSFRPHYTAERGEHGQGSDKYGRGAEDMYIKVPRGTVVSKLEESSKEFIADLVNDGDKALVAKGGRGGRGNASFKTHRITAPRISEKGEPGEKLTIELELKLIADVGFIGCPNAGKSTLLSRITSARPKIADYPFTTLSPNLGVCKHKGRSFVVADIPGLIENASQGKGLGIGFLRHIERTRMLVHLVDAYGYENKPCWKSLVLINKELARYSKKLINKPMLVALNKLDLINDKKERAILVKKLTEEIKKKKNKSINKNVFSISAVSGEGVNGLLDEIITQLKSFPAEIIKETDGDVAESIKKYTFHPDFSVQKQSGGHVFVVSGKKVEKFVSMTNFGQEESVRRLVNIFKKMGVDKALKKQGIKDKDLVKIGAWEFEYQSDIL; from the coding sequence ATGTTTATTGATAAAGTAAAAATTTTTGTTGAAGCAGGTCGCGGCGGCGACGGGTGCTTGAGTTTTCGCAGGGAAAAATTCATTCCTTTCGGCGGCCCCAACGGCGGCAACGGCGGGTCGGGAGGGAATGTCTATCTTGTGGCAGACAAAGACATGACCACTCTTCTTGATTTTTCTTTCAGGCCCCATTACACTGCTGAAAGGGGTGAACACGGCCAGGGAAGCGACAAGTACGGCAGAGGCGCGGAAGATATGTATATAAAAGTCCCCCGCGGCACGGTCGTATCTAAATTGGAAGAATCGAGCAAAGAATTCATCGCAGACCTTGTAAATGACGGCGATAAAGCGCTGGTTGCTAAAGGCGGAAGGGGCGGAAGGGGAAACGCAAGTTTTAAAACTCACAGGATTACAGCTCCGCGAATTTCCGAAAAAGGCGAACCGGGAGAAAAGCTTACCATAGAGTTAGAATTGAAATTGATTGCCGATGTAGGGTTTATAGGATGCCCTAATGCAGGGAAATCAACACTACTAAGCAGGATCACCTCTGCCCGGCCTAAGATTGCTGATTATCCTTTCACAACCTTATCTCCGAATTTAGGAGTTTGCAAGCATAAAGGCAGGTCATTCGTTGTAGCAGATATTCCCGGGTTAATCGAAAATGCCAGCCAGGGTAAAGGGCTTGGAATAGGTTTTTTAAGGCATATTGAACGCACCAGGATGCTTGTTCATCTTGTAGATGCTTACGGTTACGAAAACAAACCTTGCTGGAAAAGCCTGGTTTTGATAAATAAAGAACTTGCCAGGTACTCAAAGAAACTTATCAATAAACCCATGCTCGTTGCATTGAATAAACTTGATTTAATCAATGACAAAAAAGAACGCGCAATATTGGTTAAGAAACTTACTGAAGAAATAAAAAAGAAAAAAAATAAAAGCATTAATAAGAATGTGTTTTCGATATCAGCTGTAAGCGGTGAAGGCGTAAACGGCCTGCTTGACGAAATAATAACGCAATTAAAGAGTTTTCCTGCGGAAATTATTAAAGAAACTGATGGTGATGTTGCTGAAAGCATAAAAAAATATACATTCCATCCGGATTTTTCCGTTCAAAAACAAAGCGGCGGGCATGTTTTTGTCGTATCCGGGAAAAAGGTTGAGAAGTTTGTCAGCATGACAAATTTCGGCCAGGAAGAATCTGTCCGCAGGTTAGTAAATATATTCAAAAAGATGGGTGTGGATAAAGCTCTGAAAAAACAGGGAATTAAAGACAAGGATTTAGTTAAAATCGGCGCGTGGGAATTTGAATATCAGTCAGATATTTTATAA